Genomic window (Plodia interpunctella isolate USDA-ARS_2022_Savannah chromosome 25, ilPloInte3.2, whole genome shotgun sequence):
ATGTAGATAAAGTTTCTACTAAcagtagaatattttttattcttatgtaTCTAGAATCTAGATTATGTAACTATATATGGACACAAAAGCTGTTATGGCATTATAATACGAATTTTTTCTACGTACCTAGGTATTGTATTTACAGatctacaaatattttgtaaatttgttttgacTTATAATTTTCACTTTATTTACAACTTAAGCAATGGACAATTCAAAATGGCTGcccaataataaaataggctgtatttttttttttcatagactCAATTTCCCGCCTTAATTTCTGACGTAACGGAATCGGAGAAGCAATCATTTGAAACCCCGCTTTGTACTGAACAAAAACTGGCGGGAGATGATCTGTCACTTGAATTTTTTTCTTGGCTTTGGAATTCAACCATACTGCCACTGGGTTGGCGCAGGAAATTTTGAAACGCTATCGGCTGTGATCGAAttttttccggtttctttAATAGTTCTTCTATTGAATATgggtttttctttttctcattCGGTGTTTTCCTTTCATCTGTATCAGGTCTGTCTGTGCTATCATCGCTCGCTTCGACGGATATATGTTCAGAATTTTCCGATTTGACTTCGTCTGAGTTTATTCTGCTTAGAAGATCATTGTGGAGATTCAGAGCGTATGGGGAAAAATTTTTGGCGTCGTGATATGGCATCATGATTCTTTGCCAGGGGGATATTGGGTATGGCTTGAGGAGGCCTTGGGCTTGGACCTGGTTGGCCAAAATCCAGGAAGTTGTGATTCGCCGGTCGTATAGTGCTGGGTCTTGCGGAGGAGGTACCCTGACTGCTGTGTGGGCGAAGTAGGAGGGTGATTGCGGCACCGGAGTGGGGGGCAGGGAGGACTTCAGTGACATGTAGTCTATGACGTTTGAAGGCAGCTCCGGTGGCGGGTAATgctctgaaaataaaatgacaatagTTATTGCATGTAACAATCACTGCATAGTATAAAAAGCAAAGTCGCCTTCTGCGTCTTTCATTTTCTAGCcatgcaacggattttgatgcagttttcactgttatttagataGGCCGGGCTGAGTTTAGGCCCGGAccggtataaaataaatcattttagttaaacttatgttttatgtaactct
Coding sequences:
- the Poxn gene encoding paired box pox-neuro protein; translation: MPHTGQAGVNQLGGVFVNGRPLPDVVRKRIVELAIMGVRPCDISRQLLVSHGCVSKILTRFYETGSIRPGSIGGSKTKQVATPTVVKKILRLKQENPGMFAWEIRERLLSARVCEPHSIPSVSSVNRILRNSGLAWSDEEQRSGGEHYPPPELPSNVIDYMSLKSSLPPTPVPQSPSYFAHTAVRVPPPQDPALYDRRITTSWILANQVQAQGLLKPYPISPWQRIMMPYHDAKNFSPYALNLHNDLLSRINSDEVKSENSEHISVEASDDSTDRPDTDERKTPNEKKKNPYSIEELLKKPEKIRSQPIAFQNFLRQPSGSMVEFQSQEKNSSDRSSPASFCSVQSGVSNDCFSDSVTSEIKAGN